From a single Lewinella sp. LCG006 genomic region:
- a CDS encoding alpha/beta fold hydrolase, translating into MRNRLPVFFLLICLSFSLAGQALITKDTSMESWKYAYPVKKVTLQDSLQVAYVEEGQGPVLLFVHGLGSNLQAWYKNIDSLKLTHRCIALDLPGYGKSDESKQPYSMHFFAATLRAFIAALALEEVTLVGHSMGGQIAMHTVLAGTENISGLVLVAPAGFETFTEEQQQWFATYVTPMVVKATPDAQIVRNFEINFHQMPEDARFMIDDRMELKASPAYEAYCEMIPQCVNAMLAEPVFDRLSEILLPTLVVFGEEDALIPNRFLHPGLSVKEVAEAGVQQFQHAKLSILPAAGHFVQWEQAAALNHLITVFSNK; encoded by the coding sequence ATCACTAAAGATACTTCTATGGAAAGTTGGAAATATGCCTATCCGGTAAAGAAAGTTACCCTTCAAGATAGCCTTCAAGTAGCCTATGTGGAGGAAGGCCAAGGCCCAGTGTTGTTATTTGTACATGGGCTGGGGAGTAATTTGCAAGCGTGGTACAAGAATATTGATAGTTTAAAACTTACGCACCGTTGTATCGCTCTGGATCTTCCTGGTTATGGCAAGTCTGATGAAAGTAAGCAGCCTTACAGCATGCATTTTTTTGCGGCAACGCTCAGGGCTTTTATTGCAGCATTGGCATTGGAGGAGGTGACCCTTGTAGGGCATAGCATGGGTGGGCAAATTGCCATGCATACCGTGTTGGCTGGTACGGAAAATATCAGTGGTCTGGTACTGGTGGCCCCGGCTGGTTTTGAAACTTTTACCGAAGAGCAACAGCAGTGGTTTGCGACCTACGTGACCCCAATGGTTGTCAAAGCAACGCCTGATGCCCAGATCGTGCGGAATTTTGAAATAAATTTTCACCAGATGCCCGAGGATGCCCGTTTTATGATCGACGATCGGATGGAATTGAAAGCATCACCAGCTTATGAAGCCTATTGTGAGATGATTCCCCAATGCGTGAATGCCATGCTGGCTGAACCTGTCTTTGATCGACTGTCTGAAATTTTGTTGCCAACCTTGGTCGTTTTCGGCGAAGAAGACGCTTTGATTCCGAATCGTTTTCTACACCCGGGGCTCTCTGTAAAGGAGGTTGCAGAGGCGGGTGTTCAGCAATTTCAACACGCTAAACTGTCGATCTTACCTGCGGCCGGACACTTTGTTCAATGGGAGCAAGCCGCGGCATTGAATCATTTGATAACGGTCTTTAGTAATAAATAG
- a CDS encoding TonB-dependent receptor translates to MKRIFTLLIFCGAALSLMGQKATLSGQVTDDEGTALIGANLTVQGNPAGAVTDIDGNYEMMLEPGTYKIMVSYIGFRDESAQITVSANEKATLDFRLGVGTDLDMVVVSGSRRPEKLTESAATIETIFAREIAQFAGSPAELVARQKGVEYFRAGIAAPAFNIRGFNSNFNSKNLQVTDSRFSSLVATGLPLGPLNTTIKEDIERVEIILGPNSTLYGPNAHNGLLNIITKDPRTSAGTTIALNGGVNGDGNPLYSARVRHAQVVSEKFAYKLMGEYSAATEFDWADSVYIDRQDANGNLIGSADYAGPDGVKEGWEELELNPDVNATRLEGAFYFTPKEDFDIILNTGYSNSNYLSPTNVGRNQIIDWQIFYTQLRLNFKNFFIQSVYTQSKTDDTYSIDDRTKAYYTGIDVLGLSDAEARGAQSYSTGALFKDASNRWNSEIQYNNRFGKLELITGAQWQQDRANSLGTYLIENDLNEYYNGEYIVVNQYGAYAHLTYDFNRGWRALAAARADYHDVYEFNFVPKFGLLKIGDMGTWRLTYGKGIAAPTILNMFGNLFNGLILGNAEGFDLVGGGRLEPQSVEKLQTFELGYRGQLKKNKLFIDANTYYNISEDFLSPVTTFFATTRGKTPLREVQADALYDLYASIGLEGLVATYVNFGQVNTYGLDLNLNYYFTPEWNAYINYSYFDYSFDENDLANDFDRNGTVNFLDILVNAPNNRFGLGLNYNGSKFYGGAYGRYVEKYNYFSSFQIASETLTNDEGAPLTWRGKPIVEDARGTDSYNYGPLGGFFTVDLNVGCHVTDNFRVNLSAVNLFNQQLREFTAAAPTRGIYTLELVYNIPAKQ, encoded by the coding sequence ATGAAACGAATATTTACGCTTTTAATCTTTTGTGGTGCAGCCCTCTCGTTGATGGGGCAAAAAGCCACACTCTCCGGACAAGTGACGGATGATGAAGGAACAGCACTGATTGGTGCCAACCTTACGGTGCAAGGTAATCCTGCCGGAGCTGTAACGGACATCGATGGCAACTACGAGATGATGCTCGAGCCCGGGACCTACAAGATCATGGTTAGCTACATTGGTTTTCGTGATGAGTCGGCACAAATTACTGTGAGTGCCAACGAAAAGGCTACTCTGGACTTTCGCCTTGGCGTAGGAACCGACCTGGATATGGTGGTTGTTTCCGGCAGTCGACGGCCCGAAAAATTGACGGAAAGTGCGGCGACCATCGAAACCATTTTTGCTCGCGAGATTGCCCAGTTTGCGGGAAGCCCCGCCGAATTGGTGGCTCGCCAAAAAGGGGTCGAGTATTTCCGGGCAGGTATTGCTGCCCCAGCCTTTAACATTCGTGGATTCAACTCCAACTTTAACTCCAAAAACCTGCAGGTTACCGATAGCCGCTTTTCTAGCTTAGTGGCTACCGGCCTGCCTTTGGGGCCACTGAATACGACCATCAAAGAAGATATTGAGCGGGTAGAAATCATTCTTGGCCCTAACTCTACGCTTTATGGCCCGAATGCACACAATGGTTTGTTGAACATCATTACCAAAGACCCGCGTACCTCCGCCGGGACGACGATAGCCCTCAACGGAGGCGTAAACGGCGACGGCAACCCGCTTTATTCTGCTCGTGTGCGCCATGCGCAGGTGGTCAGCGAAAAGTTTGCCTACAAGCTGATGGGAGAATATTCGGCAGCAACGGAATTCGACTGGGCCGACTCTGTCTACATCGACCGCCAGGATGCTAATGGAAATTTGATCGGCTCTGCCGACTACGCTGGTCCTGATGGTGTCAAAGAAGGTTGGGAAGAACTCGAACTCAATCCTGATGTGAACGCCACTCGCCTGGAAGGTGCTTTTTACTTTACCCCCAAGGAAGATTTCGATATCATTCTAAACACCGGTTATAGCAACAGCAACTACCTTTCTCCTACGAATGTAGGACGTAACCAAATCATCGACTGGCAGATTTTCTACACCCAGCTGCGGCTGAATTTCAAGAATTTCTTCATCCAATCGGTCTATACCCAAAGTAAAACCGATGACACGTACTCCATTGATGATCGTACCAAAGCTTACTACACTGGAATTGATGTACTTGGTTTGAGTGACGCCGAGGCACGAGGTGCGCAGTCCTACTCAACCGGTGCTCTTTTCAAAGATGCCTCGAATCGTTGGAACTCGGAAATCCAGTACAATAATCGCTTCGGTAAATTGGAGTTGATTACGGGTGCGCAGTGGCAGCAGGATCGTGCCAACAGTTTGGGGACTTACCTGATTGAAAATGACCTCAACGAATATTACAACGGGGAATACATTGTGGTCAACCAGTATGGAGCTTATGCCCACCTGACTTACGACTTCAATCGCGGCTGGAGAGCATTGGCTGCTGCACGCGCTGATTACCATGATGTGTACGAGTTCAACTTCGTACCCAAATTTGGCCTTCTTAAAATTGGTGACATGGGTACCTGGCGTCTTACCTACGGCAAGGGTATTGCTGCGCCTACGATCCTCAATATGTTCGGCAACCTCTTCAATGGTCTGATCCTCGGTAACGCTGAAGGTTTTGACCTCGTTGGCGGTGGTCGTTTGGAGCCTCAAAGTGTTGAAAAACTACAAACTTTTGAGTTGGGATACCGTGGTCAGTTGAAGAAAAACAAGCTCTTCATTGATGCGAATACCTACTATAATATCAGCGAAGACTTCCTCAGTCCGGTAACGACCTTCTTTGCAACTACCCGTGGCAAAACACCACTACGCGAAGTACAGGCTGATGCCTTGTACGATCTGTACGCTTCTATTGGTTTGGAAGGCTTAGTGGCAACTTACGTAAACTTCGGCCAGGTGAATACTTATGGTCTTGACCTGAACCTGAATTACTACTTCACGCCAGAGTGGAACGCTTACATCAACTACTCGTACTTCGATTACTCGTTTGATGAAAATGACCTGGCCAACGACTTCGACCGCAATGGTACGGTCAACTTCCTGGACATTCTTGTCAATGCACCCAATAACCGCTTCGGTTTGGGCCTCAACTACAACGGTAGCAAGTTTTACGGTGGTGCCTATGGTCGCTACGTAGAAAAGTACAACTACTTCTCTAGCTTCCAGATTGCTTCAGAAACCCTGACGAATGACGAAGGTGCCCCATTGACTTGGCGGGGCAAACCCATCGTAGAAGATGCGCGGGGTACGGATTCTTACAATTATGGCCCGCTTGGAGGATTTTTTACGGTTGACCTGAACGTTGGTTGCCACGTAACAGATAACTTCCGGGTGAATTTGTCGGCCGTCAACCTGTTCAATCAGCAATTGCGTGAATTCACTGCCGCTGCACCTACGCGCGGTATTTATACACTGGAGCTGGTCTACAATATTCCAGCAAAGCAATAA
- a CDS encoding 3-oxoacyl-ACP synthase III family protein, with protein MRNATIAACGAYAPESVVPNQYFDELLGVDVSTWLAENVKIYERRWCAADESTADLAEKAALQTLERAGVAASELDLIIISTDTPEFVSPSTASVVQHRIGANRAGTFDINTACAGFVTALDIGAKYIRADAHYKNVLIIGAYAMSKYLNMEDKKTVTLFADGAGAVLLQATEQEGLGFLSSELITKGEYNEWMGIYGGGTHQPVNAEMMGRHEHQLQFVRKFPKELNPEIWSQMIRTLGERTATPVEQVDQFFITQININAIWETLDILGVPRDRAHTIMHHYGYTGSACIPMAFNDAWEKDLVKTGDLVYFVGSGGGLAFASAAFQL; from the coding sequence ATGCGCAACGCGACCATTGCCGCCTGCGGTGCTTACGCTCCTGAAAGCGTTGTTCCTAACCAATACTTCGACGAGCTGCTGGGAGTTGACGTCAGCACCTGGTTAGCCGAAAATGTAAAAATCTACGAGCGCCGCTGGTGTGCCGCCGACGAAAGTACGGCAGATCTTGCGGAAAAGGCGGCCTTACAGACCCTCGAACGGGCCGGTGTAGCCGCCAGCGAGCTGGATTTGATCATTATCTCTACGGATACGCCGGAGTTTGTTTCTCCTTCTACGGCTTCGGTCGTTCAACACAGGATTGGTGCCAACCGGGCTGGTACTTTTGATATCAACACGGCCTGTGCCGGGTTTGTGACTGCACTCGATATTGGAGCCAAGTACATTCGGGCGGATGCGCATTACAAAAATGTGCTGATTATCGGGGCTTACGCGATGAGTAAGTACCTGAATATGGAGGACAAAAAAACGGTCACCTTATTCGCTGATGGAGCGGGTGCCGTGCTTCTTCAGGCGACAGAACAAGAAGGCCTGGGCTTCCTCTCCAGCGAACTGATTACCAAAGGAGAATACAACGAATGGATGGGTATTTACGGTGGCGGTACCCACCAACCAGTCAATGCTGAAATGATGGGTAGACATGAACATCAGCTACAATTCGTCCGTAAATTCCCTAAAGAATTAAATCCCGAAATTTGGAGTCAGATGATTCGCACCCTGGGGGAACGCACCGCGACCCCGGTGGAGCAGGTCGACCAGTTTTTTATCACCCAAATCAACATCAACGCCATCTGGGAAACCCTCGATATCTTGGGAGTTCCGCGCGACCGTGCGCACACCATTATGCATCATTACGGTTATACTGGCTCGGCTTGCATTCCGATGGCTTTCAATGATGCCTGGGAAAAGGACCTGGTGAAAACCGGTGATCTGGTGTATTTTGTCGGCTCGGGCGGCGGTTTAGCCTTTGCGAGCGCGGCCTTTCAGTTGTAA
- a CDS encoding class I adenylate-forming enzyme family protein produces the protein MYQHDWAAKWARYQPQKVAVKSYTGGATLTYDELNRLGNRLAHYFLNTLGLKQGERIAVLSETSLEYILLFVAAQKTGLILVPLNYRLANQEIDYLLTNASPALVIAEECFWVNMQACATVRNIPHHWSMETLAAYCDKNTTRPEDAADPAVAIVEDDPIFILYTSGTTGFPKGALYTHKMLFWNSINTSLSLLVNTESRTVNCMPPFHTGGWNVLTTPFLHHGGYSCLLKKFDPATVLKLLEEEQAKVFMGVPTMLKMMADEPDFEKTDFSHLHYIIVGGEPMPIPLIERWQAQGVPIRQGYGMTEVGPNLTSLHQDDAIRKKGSIGRPNFYVTTKIIDELGQEVPPNTGGELLLRGPMVTPGYWENPEATAKAIVDGWFHTGDRVREDEEGYLYVEDRIKNMFISGGENVYPAEIERVLLAHPSVAEAVVIGVPDTKWGEVGCAFVVQQADQAIDTTQLSDYCREHLAKFKVPKFFHFLAELPKNDTGKIDRKYLKGRLS, from the coding sequence ATGTACCAACATGATTGGGCCGCCAAATGGGCCAGGTATCAACCTCAAAAAGTAGCTGTAAAATCATACACTGGTGGGGCTACCCTCACCTATGATGAACTGAATCGACTAGGGAATCGACTGGCTCATTATTTTCTTAATACGCTGGGTTTAAAACAGGGAGAAAGGATTGCGGTGCTGTCGGAAACCAGCCTGGAATACATCCTGCTTTTTGTTGCTGCCCAGAAGACAGGGCTGATCCTGGTGCCGCTGAATTATCGTTTGGCCAACCAGGAAATTGATTACCTGCTAACCAATGCTAGCCCAGCATTAGTGATCGCTGAGGAGTGTTTTTGGGTCAATATGCAGGCCTGTGCTACGGTTCGTAACATTCCACACCATTGGTCGATGGAGACATTAGCAGCATATTGCGATAAAAATACCACGCGACCAGAAGACGCCGCAGATCCTGCCGTAGCCATAGTGGAGGATGATCCTATTTTTATCCTCTATACTTCAGGAACTACGGGTTTCCCCAAAGGGGCACTGTATACGCATAAGATGCTTTTTTGGAACAGTATCAATACCTCCCTTTCGTTGCTGGTGAATACGGAGAGTCGGACCGTAAACTGTATGCCCCCTTTTCATACGGGCGGCTGGAATGTGCTCACGACGCCGTTTTTGCATCACGGCGGTTACAGTTGCCTGCTAAAGAAATTTGATCCAGCCACGGTGCTGAAATTGCTTGAGGAGGAGCAAGCTAAGGTATTTATGGGCGTTCCCACCATGCTGAAAATGATGGCGGATGAACCAGATTTTGAAAAGACCGATTTCAGCCATCTGCACTATATTATTGTCGGTGGTGAACCCATGCCCATTCCGCTGATTGAACGCTGGCAAGCGCAGGGAGTACCCATACGGCAGGGATACGGAATGACGGAGGTAGGCCCCAACCTCACCAGCTTGCACCAGGACGATGCTATCCGCAAAAAGGGTTCTATTGGTCGACCTAATTTTTACGTAACGACTAAAATTATAGACGAGCTAGGGCAAGAAGTACCGCCGAATACTGGTGGCGAATTGCTACTGCGCGGCCCAATGGTCACCCCCGGCTATTGGGAAAACCCCGAAGCAACAGCCAAAGCAATAGTAGATGGATGGTTCCACACGGGCGACCGCGTTCGCGAGGACGAAGAAGGGTACCTGTACGTAGAAGATCGCATCAAAAACATGTTCATCTCTGGTGGGGAGAACGTGTATCCAGCAGAAATAGAACGGGTGCTGCTCGCTCATCCTTCCGTGGCGGAAGCTGTCGTCATTGGGGTGCCCGATACAAAGTGGGGGGAGGTAGGTTGTGCATTTGTAGTACAACAAGCCGATCAGGCTATAGATACGACCCAGTTGAGCGATTATTGCCGCGAGCACCTGGCTAAGTTCAAGGTCCCAAAATTTTTTCACTTCCTGGCGGAACTTCCCAAGAATGACACGGGAAAGATTGATCGGAAATACCTGAAGGGGCGTTTGTCTTGA
- a CDS encoding ArnT family glycosyltransferase — protein sequence MKRSLRFWFWLLVVGLSGIFLLPELIRGGMYYDGMAYSLISRNMAYGYGSFWEPMFTPVIWPVFYEHPPAGFGLQSLFFRLLGDGWLVERFFALVVFIVSLLLLRKLWLKSNPLPATTAATSLDWLPVFLWILAPSVGSVYARNMLEGIVTVFTIAAILLMLRALQDKKGGLLFVAAGVLCTGAFLTKGFTGLFPWAVPFLWWLTYRDTRWTKMLLRSVLLIASTLAFLGLLLIDDTAFHSMGQYLDQQVFRAIRGDRELAVYGRFHILIKMAGEFFYMLLPLALMLVLVPNDQWRSCWRGIDKKVVLFWVLVGASASLPVMISLKQFSYYVVPAYPYFAMALAMVIKSFWEQLQSVDGAAGPWRKIVRPLAILVLLSAVVASVSSIGKSRDTALLADVEAIGKYQARDGTFYNCLDSLEGDHRLQAYLFRYHYQTVTRSDTAHFLLLEHGKTTCELIDLAAWTEVERLHYFTLLRRKN from the coding sequence ATGAAACGCTCTCTCCGGTTTTGGTTTTGGTTACTTGTAGTCGGCTTATCAGGTATATTTTTACTCCCCGAATTGATTCGCGGTGGCATGTATTACGACGGGATGGCTTACAGCCTCATCTCTCGCAACATGGCCTATGGCTATGGCTCTTTTTGGGAACCCATGTTCACGCCAGTGATATGGCCGGTGTTTTACGAACATCCTCCGGCGGGGTTTGGCTTGCAATCTTTATTCTTCCGACTTCTAGGCGACGGTTGGTTGGTAGAGCGTTTTTTTGCCTTAGTGGTTTTCATTGTTTCCTTGCTGCTTCTTCGTAAACTCTGGTTAAAATCTAACCCTTTACCGGCTACTACTGCGGCAACATCACTAGACTGGTTGCCGGTTTTTCTGTGGATTTTAGCACCGAGTGTGGGGAGTGTCTACGCCCGCAATATGCTGGAAGGGATCGTGACCGTTTTTACTATAGCTGCCATTTTATTGATGCTAAGGGCACTCCAGGATAAGAAGGGAGGTCTTTTGTTTGTGGCCGCTGGCGTATTGTGTACGGGCGCCTTCCTGACCAAAGGTTTTACGGGCTTATTTCCTTGGGCCGTCCCTTTTTTGTGGTGGCTGACCTATCGAGATACGCGCTGGACGAAAATGTTGCTGCGCAGTGTTTTACTGATCGCTAGCACTTTGGCTTTTCTGGGCTTGTTGTTAATTGATGATACCGCCTTTCATTCAATGGGGCAATATTTGGATCAACAGGTTTTTCGAGCTATTCGGGGTGATCGGGAGCTGGCCGTTTATGGCCGTTTTCATATCCTGATAAAGATGGCGGGTGAGTTTTTTTATATGCTATTACCGCTGGCTTTGATGCTCGTTTTGGTACCCAATGACCAGTGGCGATCCTGCTGGCGAGGTATTGATAAAAAAGTGGTCTTATTTTGGGTGTTGGTAGGTGCTTCGGCTTCCTTACCCGTGATGATCAGCCTGAAGCAATTCAGCTATTATGTCGTTCCGGCCTATCCCTATTTTGCGATGGCTTTGGCGATGGTGATCAAATCGTTTTGGGAACAACTACAATCGGTCGATGGTGCAGCTGGACCTTGGCGTAAAATTGTTCGCCCTCTGGCGATATTGGTCTTGCTAAGTGCTGTTGTGGCCAGCGTAAGTAGCATTGGCAAAAGTAGAGATACTGCGCTCCTGGCGGATGTGGAGGCAATAGGGAAATACCAAGCCAGGGACGGGACTTTCTACAATTGTCTGGATTCCCTGGAAGGTGATCATCGCTTGCAGGCTTACCTCTTTCGCTACCATTACCAAACGGTGACCAGGTCTGATACCGCCCATTTCCTTCTTTTGGAACACGGTAAAACAACCTGTGAGCTGATTGATCTGGCAGCGTGGACGGAGGTGGAAAGGTTGCACTATTTTACGCTTTTGCGCCGAAAAAATTAA
- a CDS encoding HNH endonuclease, producing the protein MPKINLDALVPREDFEIIGNNSTSAQIQSLSVNDLSNQFIYQILRKPDFQRETNEWDSKKIYEFIDSFIEGDLIPSIILWRSQSGLIFVIDGAHRLSALISWIYDDYGDGEISKKFYENNIIDDQLIFAEKTRNLINKKIGSFQEIKNASKENNSHQEHIRRANNTGVNAIQVQWVVGDAKKAENSFFKINQKASKIDPTELKLLESRKKPNCISARAIIRAGKGHKYWSNFSAENQNSIQQLASEINRIFFTPQLRTPVKTMDIPIGGKVSSAQTLPLILEFINQVNHIPVDFKDTLSDDIDGMSTISHLRNARKIAWRLNSVHPSSLGLHPIVYFYSKEGKYKTASFYAITNFILELIKKNKLNDFINAREEFEKFLIEYDYVATQINRKYRSALKGLPYVTKFNIDMVDKINSGKNYKESIKELLELSDYDFITLFEEKDEMSFYRRNFDTDSKSAVFIREALQNGIKCKICNGFIHSNSITIDHIDRKEDGGLGNPDNGQLAHPYCNTTYKN; encoded by the coding sequence ATGCCAAAAATAAATCTTGATGCTCTTGTTCCGAGAGAGGATTTTGAAATAATCGGAAACAACTCAACCTCCGCACAAATTCAAAGTTTGTCAGTAAATGATTTGTCCAATCAATTTATTTATCAAATTCTTAGAAAGCCAGATTTTCAAAGAGAGACTAATGAATGGGATTCTAAAAAGATTTATGAATTTATTGATAGCTTTATCGAGGGAGATTTGATTCCATCAATTATTCTATGGAGAAGTCAATCGGGATTAATCTTTGTAATTGATGGTGCTCATAGGTTGAGCGCTTTAATTTCGTGGATTTACGATGATTATGGTGATGGTGAAATTTCCAAAAAATTCTATGAAAATAATATCATAGATGACCAATTAATCTTTGCCGAGAAAACACGAAATCTAATAAACAAGAAAATAGGCTCCTTCCAAGAAATAAAGAATGCTTCAAAAGAAAATAATTCGCATCAAGAGCATATAAGACGAGCGAATAATACAGGAGTAAATGCAATACAGGTTCAATGGGTCGTAGGGGATGCAAAGAAAGCAGAGAATTCGTTTTTTAAAATTAATCAAAAAGCATCTAAGATTGACCCAACAGAATTAAAACTACTTGAGTCAAGAAAGAAGCCTAATTGTATATCAGCAAGGGCTATAATAAGAGCAGGTAAAGGGCATAAATATTGGTCTAATTTCAGCGCGGAAAATCAAAACAGTATTCAACAATTAGCAAGTGAAATAAACAGAATATTCTTTACGCCTCAATTACGAACCCCTGTAAAAACAATGGATATTCCAATAGGTGGAAAGGTTTCAAGCGCTCAGACTTTGCCTCTAATTTTAGAATTCATCAATCAAGTTAATCACATACCTGTAGATTTTAAGGACACATTAAGCGATGACATAGATGGAATGTCTACGATAAGCCACTTAAGAAATGCGAGAAAAATTGCTTGGAGATTAAATAGCGTTCATCCCTCCTCATTGGGCTTACATCCAATCGTTTATTTCTATTCTAAAGAAGGTAAATACAAAACTGCTTCATTCTATGCTATAACTAATTTTATTTTAGAACTCATCAAGAAGAATAAACTAAATGACTTTATAAACGCAAGAGAAGAGTTTGAGAAATTTCTTATTGAATATGATTATGTGGCAACGCAAATAAATAGAAAATACAGAAGTGCTTTGAAGGGATTGCCATACGTAACTAAGTTCAATATCGATATGGTTGATAAAATAAATTCTGGTAAAAATTACAAAGAATCAATCAAAGAATTATTAGAATTAAGCGACTATGATTTTATAACTCTTTTTGAAGAAAAGGATGAAATGTCATTTTACCGTAGGAACTTTGACACTGATTCAAAATCAGCAGTATTTATAAGAGAAGCGCTTCAAAATGGCATAAAATGTAAAATTTGTAATGGATTTATTCACAGCAATTCAATTACAATTGACCATATTGATAGAAAAGAGGATGGTGGGTTGGGCAATCCTGACAACGGACAATTGGCTCACCCGTATTGCAATACGACGTATAAAAATTAA
- a CDS encoding FlgO family outer membrane protein yields the protein MRSITTLGIILLIVVALTATLCGRKIAQKEAYNSNQQYSQKMSDLKDILSISLNENGFSSLLISEFSNFEGAKERLGAYFAEELSFHASSTGMDINIVDRSQLQRLVKEQELLSAGLLDKNTLVSLGKMIGIQSIVTGKYQVLDDKVQVWLRMIDVEKGIVVLSERMDIEIEKDLQEIISEQNSWWK from the coding sequence ATGAGAAGTATTACGACACTTGGAATTATCCTATTAATTGTGGTAGCACTAACAGCTACGCTATGTGGTAGAAAGATAGCGCAGAAAGAAGCATATAACTCAAATCAACAGTATTCGCAAAAGATGTCCGATTTAAAAGATATTCTATCTATATCTCTTAATGAAAACGGCTTTTCTTCTCTTCTCATTTCAGAGTTTTCAAATTTTGAGGGTGCCAAAGAGAGATTAGGAGCTTACTTTGCGGAGGAGCTATCTTTTCATGCTAGTTCAACTGGGATGGATATTAATATTGTTGATAGATCACAACTTCAAAGACTTGTCAAAGAGCAGGAATTACTTTCTGCTGGACTATTAGACAAAAATACTCTGGTGAGTCTAGGCAAAATGATTGGTATTCAGTCTATCGTTACAGGTAAATACCAAGTTCTTGATGATAAGGTACAAGTTTGGTTGAGAATGATAGACGTAGAAAAAGGAATTGTTGTGCTATCGGAAAGGATGGATATAGAGATAGAAAAGGATTTACAGGAAATAATATCTGAGCAAAATTCGTGGTGGAAATAA
- the istB gene encoding IS21-like element helper ATPase IstB, whose translation MKNASLDLLRQLKLTGMASAYEAALSLPINQQPDVHELLARLVDAEQQHRALRRMNMYLKLSKLRYQANIKDIECSNQRNLSKEKLATLADCAWIERGENVLITGATGCGKSYLGCAIGHHACVNGHRTLYFNMNRLCEQITLAQAEGSIIKWLNQIQKAQLIILDDFGLQPITHTVKLLLLQILEDRYERAATMICSQLPVGSWYEYFDEPTIADAILDRIIPRAHRIELKGKSLRKRPNHLS comes from the coding sequence ATGAAGAATGCTTCTTTAGACCTCTTACGACAACTCAAACTCACCGGTATGGCCTCCGCTTACGAGGCAGCCCTGAGTTTACCCATCAACCAGCAACCCGATGTCCACGAACTCCTCGCCCGACTCGTCGATGCCGAACAGCAACACCGAGCCTTACGGCGCATGAACATGTACCTCAAGCTCAGTAAGCTACGCTACCAGGCCAATATCAAGGACATCGAATGCTCCAACCAGCGAAATCTGAGTAAGGAAAAACTAGCCACCCTGGCCGACTGTGCCTGGATCGAACGAGGAGAAAACGTACTCATCACCGGGGCTACAGGGTGTGGAAAATCTTATCTGGGCTGCGCCATTGGTCATCACGCCTGTGTCAATGGCCACCGAACCCTTTACTTCAACATGAACCGTTTGTGCGAACAGATTACCCTGGCCCAAGCTGAGGGTTCTATTATCAAGTGGCTCAATCAAATCCAGAAAGCACAGCTCATTATCCTCGATGACTTTGGTCTGCAACCCATCACCCACACCGTCAAACTCCTCCTTCTTCAAATCCTCGAAGACCGCTACGAAAGGGCTGCTACGATGATCTGTTCACAACTCCCCGTAGGCAGCTGGTACGAGTACTTCGATGAACCCACTATTGCTGATGCTATCCTCGATCGTATCATCCCCAGGGCTCATCGTATCGAACTCAAAGGAAAAAGCCTCAGAAAACGTCCAAATCACTTATCTTAA